The following DNA comes from Sediminitomix flava.
TTATCTCGTGGTTTTATAGATCAAAGGATGTAATCATATCAGTTGTATTCCTTATCCACGATGTGAAATTGACACTTATGAGATTTAAAATCCTCACTGAAAATAAGGATAAACAGAAATACACATTTAAGATGATAGGTAGAATTTAGCTATAAAATACTAAATATCAACCCATTAAATTCACTCCTCAAAAATTCCTGTATCCTTTATTTCATCATCATTTTTAGAGAATTGGTGGTTACTTAGCAGAAGGTGTATGAAATCTAAGTAAAACTCTAAAAACATCTGTTTAATTAAAATTTCAGAAATTTGGTATCATTCAAATAATCTAATGTTAAAAAATACCAAAGGACAAGGTGCAAAATTTAAAGCTTAGCTTCACATAATGATTGTTAAGCCTAAGTAGTTGAATAAGTGATTTTGGGTTTAAAAAAATATTGTTCTTTGAGAAACTCTAAAAACTCATAAATGAAAGAAGGAGACGAACACAGTTCTTCAGACTCGACATTTTAGCAAACTTTGGAGTCTAAAGCCTCTAATTTCCATTTCTTAATTCGAAGACCACTTCATTAACTCTTCGAATAGAATACCCGAAATCATTTATCACAGTAATTATTTCACTTTCAAATAAAAAAGCCCTAAAAAGACATAATGCTTTCTAGGGCTTGAACCTCTAAATATGTATTGAAAAATCTTACCAATCTGGTCGGTCAGAATTTTGTGGTTTCTTAGACTTACGCTTCAATTGCTGATAATACTGTTGCTCTTTATTTTTCAAAGCTTCCAATATCATTTTAGCCTGATCTTCAGACATCTGTATCTCTTCCATACGCTGCTGCTTTTGCTGCATACGCTGTTGTTTTTCTTCTTCCGCTTTTTCCTCTTCAGATTGCTCAGGTTGTTGCTCTTTTTCGCTTTCAGATTCTTTTCCTTCCTGATCCTGATTTTCCTTCTCTTCGGCGTCTTTTTCGTCATCAGACTTATCAGACTCCTGTTCTTTATTCTCTTTCTCAGATTCCTCTTTTTCTTTAGATTCATCTGAGTCTTCATTTTCTTTATCCTGATCGGAATTCTCCTTATTCTCCTGTTCTTTATTCTGCTCGTCTTGGTCTCCTTTTTCGTCTTTATTTTGATCGTCTTGGTTCTGCTGATTTTGCTGTTGCTGATCTTGCTCCTCCTTCATTTTCTTGACAATCTCATAATTTTGGCGAGTGACCTCATTCGTTGGGTCAGCCTTCAAAGCTTCTTTAAATGAAAAAATAGATCTTTCCAGATCTGGTTTTTCACCTTCCACAGCCATCATTCCCAATTGGTGATAAGCCGCCGACTTCACCATATTATCATTATTCCTACTCAACTGCTCATAAAGCGGTTTTGCACTATCCTTTTGCCCTGCTTTGTAATAAGCATGAGCTAAATTTAAAAGTACAGCCGCATCTTCCACTTCTTCAGTGTAAACCAGATGTTTGTATTTTTCTATGGCAGTATTATAATCTGAGGCGAGAAAAGCTTCTTTGGCAGCTTCTTTATACTCATTAATACGAGCAATCTTAGTAGGATCAACAGACCCTAGCATTGTCAAAAGTAAGATAGCAAGTAAGTGCTTCATGATTTAAAAAGAATAAAAATGATTGACAGTACGATGTATAGACCATATTTCGGACTGTATACTAATGTGGAATATACGACTTCGGATATCTTTAGTAAAATGTCTTTTTGTTTGAGAAAGGATTTTTAAGATAGTTTAAGAATAGTAATCAACACATTCATATTATTCTATTTCCTTCTCATATTCATGATTAAAGTGAATGAAGGAAAAATTCCTATTTTAAAAGCTATCAAACTAGCTTACCTTTGTACAACAGCACGAATTCGATCAGGGTATCAGATGAACAAGAAATCTATTTTTTTAGCTTCTACACAAAAACCTATCAATGATAGTAGAATGTTTGAGAAATTTGCTTTATCGCTCTCTCAACATTTCCGACTAAGCGTTTTTGGATGGAATGCACCTGTCCCTAATGTTCCCGAGATTGAATTTATCTGCCTTCACACCACTCAACGTTTACAATGGTATAAAGAGTTTTGGAAAAGTCTTCACACTCAAAAACCAGACTATATCATCGTTCATCATCCCGAATTATTGCCTGTCTCTCTCGCCTATAAAATCAAGCACCCTAGTGTTTGTTTATTTTATGATATGCAAGAGAATTATTTTCGGAATTTCCATTATCAAAATCTGTATCCCAAAGGCATAAAAACCATACTTGGTATAGGCTTTAGAACTCTGGAATATTTATCACTACCATTTCTTCAAAAAATCTTCTGTGCCGAAAAGTGCTACCCCAATGAAATTCCATTTATAAAAAAGAAAGCGCTCGTTCTTGAAAATAAATACAAGAGTCTCTATCCTTCTGAAAAAGATAAAATCAAAGAACCCTTAAAACCTAAAGTCCTTAAACTGCTTTTGTGTGGTACAATTTCTAAAGTTTTTGGAGCAGAAAGAGCCATTGAATTTGTTGAACGTCTAAACCAAGAATCAACTTTGGTTCAGCTTAAAATAATTGGAAAAGGAGTTGAAGAAGATTTAATTTCTGAGATCAAGGAAAAAGCAGAGAAACTAGATTATATCACAATTGAAGGTATTGACCAACTCGTAGCTCATCAGCAAATTATAAATGAAATGAAAAAAGCTGATGCAATACTTCTTCCTTACCTTCCAAACAAAAGTACGGAAAACTGTATTCCAACGAAGCTCTACGAAGCTATGGCTTTGGGGATTCCTATGTTAATTCAAAAAAATAAACTGTGGGAAACAATCATTAAGAAACACCAGGCAGGACTTATGATCGACTTCCATTCTACTAACACTCAAATCGTTAATACATTTCTGGAACAATCTTTTTACCCCAACGGTATTGTGAAAGAAGCTTATTGGGAAAATGAGGAGAAAAAAT
Coding sequences within:
- a CDS encoding tetratricopeptide repeat protein, with product MKHLLAILLLTMLGSVDPTKIARINEYKEAAKEAFLASDYNTAIEKYKHLVYTEEVEDAAVLLNLAHAYYKAGQKDSAKPLYEQLSRNNDNMVKSAAYHQLGMMAVEGEKPDLERSIFSFKEALKADPTNEVTRQNYEIVKKMKEEQDQQQQNQQNQDDQNKDEKGDQDEQNKEQENKENSDQDKENEDSDESKEKEESEKENKEQESDKSDDEKDAEEKENQDQEGKESESEKEQQPEQSEEEKAEEEKQQRMQQKQQRMEEIQMSEDQAKMILEALKNKEQQYYQQLKRKSKKPQNSDRPDW
- a CDS encoding glycosyltransferase — translated: MIKVNEGKIPILKAIKLAYLCTTARIRSGYQMNKKSIFLASTQKPINDSRMFEKFALSLSQHFRLSVFGWNAPVPNVPEIEFICLHTTQRLQWYKEFWKSLHTQKPDYIIVHHPELLPVSLAYKIKHPSVCLFYDMQENYFRNFHYQNLYPKGIKTILGIGFRTLEYLSLPFLQKIFCAEKCYPNEIPFIKKKALVLENKYKSLYPSEKDKIKEPLKPKVLKLLLCGTISKVFGAERAIEFVERLNQESTLVQLKIIGKGVEEDLISEIKEKAEKLDYITIEGIDQLVAHQQIINEMKKADAILLPYLPNKSTENCIPTKLYEAMALGIPMLIQKNKLWETIIKKHQAGLMIDFHSTNTQIVNTFLEQSFYPNGIVKEAYWENEEKKLLKVMREIR